CCCTTGATGCCGCTCCCGCCGATATCGATGCCCAGGATCACGCTCATGAGGGTCAGCGTACCGCACGGCCACGGGCGGGTCAGGGGGGTGTCAGGCAGACAACCCCGTTGGACGGGGTGCAATATTGTACCGAAAGCGCTATACCCTGGGGAATCATGGATTCAACCTCGCTGCGCGAACGCCAGAAGGAGCGCCGCCGCGCCCGCATCTACAACGTCGCCATTGACCTGTTCAAACGCGGCGGGTTCCAGACGACCACCGCGACCGACATCGCCAGGGCCAGCAACGTGTCGCGCGGGACGTTCTTCAACTACTACCCCTACAAGGAAGCGGTGCTGCTGGATTACGGCAGCGAGGTCATGAACCGGCTGCGCGACCACGCCGAGGCCCGCCTGCACGACGGCGCCGCACCCCTGACGGTCCTGTACGAGATCTGGGATCACCTCGCCGACGAGAACACCCGCGAACGCGACCTGTTCCCCCCCCTGGCGTACGAGGTCATGAACCCCAACCCCGAACGGGCCCGCACCGCGTACCAGGCGCTGCCGCTGAGCAAGGTCATCGAACTGATCCTGCGGCCCATGCACCAGGCGGGCCTGATGCGCACCGACCTGTCGCTGCAGCGCATCAGCAACCTGATTGCCGACACGTACCTGATGGTCGCGCTGCGCTGGAGCGCGTACGGCACCGAGCGCCCGCTGCGTGACGAGATGCGCATGGCGCTGAACCTGCTGCTCGAAGGCGCGGTGAAGCGCGACGTGCGCTGAGGGCCGCGTGCGCGCCGTTCACGCCTTCCCTGACCGCAGGCCCTACACTGTCCTGATGATTCGCTCCCCCCTGCGGCCGGTGCGGGCATGATACGGATTCCGTTTGTTTCGCCAACAATCCGGAACTTCACCGGATTGCCGACTCCACGTCCGGAACCCGTTTTACTCCTCCTCTGCGGGGCAGCTCTACGAGTCGCATCCGCTCGGATTGAATGGCCTTTGCAGCCCATTCAATCGGAGTCCGTATGACGCACCCGGAACTGCGGGTGGGCACCGCCCGGACCACCTTCCCGTTCAGTCGCGGCCTGCTGGTCGAGTCCCTGGTGAACGCCGGGGCGAGCGCGCCCGTGGCGTCCGCCGTGTCCCGCCGCGTGGAGCAGCAGCTGCGCCTGGCGCGCCGCACGGTGGTCAGCCCGGCGGAACTCAAGGCGCTGATGGTCGAGGTGACCCGCGACGTCGCCGGGGACGAGGTCGCGCAGGCCGCGCAGGCGCAGACCCCGGCCTTCCAGGACATCTTCGTGACCGCCAAGAAGGGCGACCTGCCGTTCAGCCGGGGCGTGCTGGCCCGCACGCTGGAGGACGCCGGGCTGTCCGGCAAGGACGCCTACGCGACCGCCAGCGTCGTGGACGTCCGCCTGCGGCAGCGGGGCGTGACCAGCCTGAGTGCCGAGGAGATCGACAACCTGACCGAGGCGGCGCTGGCCGAACGCTACGGCGAGCACCTGCGCCTCACGTACCGCTACCTGCGGCACAACCGCGGGAAGCTGGGCGTGATCGGTGACGGGGCCAGCGTGCCCAGCCCGTTCAGCAAGGGCATCCTGGTGCAGAGCATGCTCGCGGCGGGCGTCACGCCGGACGTGGCACGCAAGGTGGCCCGCGTGACCCAGCGGGACCTGCGGGGCCGCGACGACCGCGTGATTCCCCGCCACGAGATCCGGCAGAAGGTCGAGGCGCTGCTGCGCGACGAGGTCGGCCCGGACGTCAGTGCGCGGTACCGGCTGCTGCGCGTGATCCGCCGCCCGCCGCGCCCGGTGATCGTGCTGCTGGGCGGCGTGAGCGGCACCGGCAAGAGCTTCCTGGCCGCCGAGATCGCCTACCGCCTGGGCATCGCGCGGGTCGTCAGCACCGATTCCATCCGGGAAGTCATGCGCGCCATGGTCTCCCCCGCGCTGCTGCCCACCCTGCACGCCAGTACCTTCAGCGCCTGGGAGGCCCTGCTGCCGCCCGGCGCGCCGCGCCCCGAGCATCCGGACCGCGCCGCGCTGATCGCGGGCTTCCGGGATCAGGTGCAGCAGGTCAGCGTCGGCCTGAGTGCCGTCGTGCAGCGCAGCGTGCAGGAGGGCAGCAGCCTGGTCCTGGAGGGCGTGCATCTGGTCCCCGGGTACATCCGCGCGGACTCCTACGCGGGCGCGATCGTGGTGCCGCTGCTGGTCACGCTGCCCGACGCGGACGAGCACCGCCGCCACTTCGAGAGCCGCGACACGGAAACCGCCGCCAGCCGCCCCCTGCACCGCTACATGGGGTACTTCCGCGAGATCCGCGCCATGCAGGACGAACTGGAGGCGCTGGCCCACCAGTACGAGGTGCCGATGCTGGACGGCCTGACGCTGGACGAGAGCGCCGAGCAGGCCGTGGACATGGTCCTGCGCCGCGTGCTGGTCGCCCTGACACCCGAGGAACGTCGCGCGCTGCTGGGCGAGGGCCACGCGGACCTGAGCTTCGGTGGAGGCTGAACCGGCCCGGCGCCGCGAGCACGGACCCTCAGGGCATCAACCGCTGAATCTGCCACTCCTCGCCGCTGCGGGTGTACGTGAAGCGGTCGTGCATGCGGTTGGCGCGGCCCTGCCAGAACTCCCACCCGTGCACCTGCACGCGGAAGCCCCCCCAGAAGGCCGGGCGGGGCACCTCGGTGCCGTCGGGGTAGCGGCCATGCAGCGCGGCGAACTTCGCCTCCAGCGCCTCGCGGCCCGCTATGGGCGCACTCTGCGGGTCGCTGGCGTGCGCGGCCAGCTGCGATTCGCGCGGTCGGGCGTGGAAGTACGCGTCGCTTTCCTCGTCCGGGATGCGGGTCACCGGGCCGGAGGCGCGCACCTGCCGTTCCAGTTCCGGCCAGTGGAACAGCAGTTCCGCCTGCGGGTTGGCGTTCAGGTCGCGGCCCTTGTGCGAGTCGTAGTTGGTGTAGAACGTCAGGCCCGCCGGGGTCGCGCCGCGCAGCAGCACGGTCCGCACGCTGGGCCGCCCGCTCGCGTCGGCGGTGGCGAGACTCAGGGCGTACGGTTCGCGCAGGTCCGCCCCGATGGCCTCCTGCAGCCAGCCCTGGAACTGGGCCAGGGGGTCGGGGTTCAGGTCGGCGCGGCGCAGTTCGGCGCGGGTGTACGACAGGCGCAGTCCGGTCAGGTCGGTCATTCGGTCTCCCGGCGCAGGGGCTGGCATTGCGGACAGTGGTGCGTGCCGCGCTGAGCGACGACGCTCTTCTCGATGGGCGTGCCGCAGCGCGGGCAGGGTTCGCCGCCCTTGCCGTACACGTTGTGCGCGTGCTGGAACAGGCCGGACAGGCCGTCGTGCTGGCGGTAGTTGCCTTCCCCCTTCCCGAGGCTGCTGCCGCCCGCCTCGACGGCGCGGCCCATCACGTCGCGGACCGCCTGGTACAGCCGCCCGGCTTCCTCGCGGGTCAGACGGGTCTGGGTGGGGTGCAGCCCGGCCATCCAGAGGCTCTCGTCGGCGTAGATGTTCCCCACGCCGCTGACGGGCTTCTGGGACAGCAGCCAGGGTTTCACGGCACCCGCCTGCGCGGCCAGCGCGGCGAAGTCCTCCTCGCGGAAGTCGTCCGAGAGGGGTTCGGGGCCCATGGCGGCCAGGGTGGGCATACCAGCGTACGCGCCGGGCCGCACGACGGCCATCTTCCCGAAGCGGCGCGGGTCGTCGAAGTACAGGTCACCCGCGTCGGTGCGCAGGGTCACGCGGGTGTGCTTGCCGCCCTCCAGCCGGAAGCCGCCGGTCATGCCGAGGTGCACGATGAATTCCAGGTCATGCGGGCGGTCCGGGTCATTGTGGGCGGCGTCAGCGGCGGCGAGGTGCAGCATCAGGTACTTCCCGCGGCGGGACAGGCCGGTCACGCGGCGCCCGGCGGCGAGGTGCGTGTC
This region of Deinococcus sp. JMULE3 genomic DNA includes:
- a CDS encoding TetR/AcrR family transcriptional regulator — translated: MDSTSLRERQKERRRARIYNVAIDLFKRGGFQTTTATDIARASNVSRGTFFNYYPYKEAVLLDYGSEVMNRLRDHAEARLHDGAAPLTVLYEIWDHLADENTRERDLFPPLAYEVMNPNPERARTAYQALPLSKVIELILRPMHQAGLMRTDLSLQRISNLIADTYLMVALRWSAYGTERPLRDEMRMALNLLLEGAVKRDVR
- a CDS encoding ATP cone domain-containing protein, producing the protein MTHPELRVGTARTTFPFSRGLLVESLVNAGASAPVASAVSRRVEQQLRLARRTVVSPAELKALMVEVTRDVAGDEVAQAAQAQTPAFQDIFVTAKKGDLPFSRGVLARTLEDAGLSGKDAYATASVVDVRLRQRGVTSLSAEEIDNLTEAALAERYGEHLRLTYRYLRHNRGKLGVIGDGASVPSPFSKGILVQSMLAAGVTPDVARKVARVTQRDLRGRDDRVIPRHEIRQKVEALLRDEVGPDVSARYRLLRVIRRPPRPVIVLLGGVSGTGKSFLAAEIAYRLGIARVVSTDSIREVMRAMVSPALLPTLHASTFSAWEALLPPGAPRPEHPDRAALIAGFRDQVQQVSVGLSAVVQRSVQEGSSLVLEGVHLVPGYIRADSYAGAIVVPLLVTLPDADEHRRHFESRDTETAASRPLHRYMGYFREIRAMQDELEALAHQYEVPMLDGLTLDESAEQAVDMVLRRVLVALTPEERRALLGEGHADLSFGGG
- the pdxH gene encoding pyridoxamine 5'-phosphate oxidase, with the protein product MTDLTGLRLSYTRAELRRADLNPDPLAQFQGWLQEAIGADLREPYALSLATADASGRPSVRTVLLRGATPAGLTFYTNYDSHKGRDLNANPQAELLFHWPELERQVRASGPVTRIPDEESDAYFHARPRESQLAAHASDPQSAPIAGREALEAKFAALHGRYPDGTEVPRPAFWGGFRVQVHGWEFWQGRANRMHDRFTYTRSGEEWQIQRLMP
- a CDS encoding DNA-formamidopyrimidine glycosylase, which gives rise to MPELPEVETTRRKIEPLLLGRTILEVQHDAPHKYRDTHLAAGRRVTGLSRRGKYLMLHLAAADAAHNDPDRPHDLEFIVHLGMTGGFRLEGGKHTRVTLRTDAGDLYFDDPRRFGKMAVVRPGAYAGMPTLAAMGPEPLSDDFREEDFAALAAQAGAVKPWLLSQKPVSGVGNIYADESLWMAGLHPTQTRLTREEAGRLYQAVRDVMGRAVEAGGSSLGKGEGNYRQHDGLSGLFQHAHNVYGKGGEPCPRCGTPIEKSVVAQRGTHHCPQCQPLRRETE